In a single window of the Bufo bufo chromosome 5, aBufBuf1.1, whole genome shotgun sequence genome:
- the LOC121000779 gene encoding uncharacterized protein LOC121000779 isoform X2 has translation MQENLEILLSLDDVCNKIEDNTSIFSSNKVRRKLKRTQLDEQDAGSSQYKKYVHGVLEGLCHKCCQCQEDFNSWSLLIDHKMICHSENSLFTQDDEKIVSSLQSPRYNDRRSLGDHEKFSLRDLIQATCTIRTQDDEQTERIDQETTKSYSSHKNHKILSNCESKKLSTRSQNSEMGKNFRKCVHCSKVFKDGSLLAEHEKSHKENKTFACPDCGKTFIRKSILKLHRRTHTGERPYACTDCGKSFSQRFNLVIHQRIHTGEKPYRCPTCDKSFRYKPALVRHEKEGKCVKNVPKTQTMVEKKSPGHLPHMTATVKTSQILPHSSVHHSFSLNSVHDTAASKLHFSKLRPLTCPKTMNHNLHGVKVPSIAPSSHPLASTKPLTSVESHDLRMKSPTTLIYNKSSIKTVLDVPSSIHSLLRRRHPTTAPSSTSHAFNTKPTSTSFVSHSLDTKISLASTYPISHSLEIKTSSTSPSSISHLLDSKPPLAPTSLFTHSLTTRPPLASPSSISHSLDSKVQSTSPSSINLSVDSKLSTTLTSPINQLLVTNPTSALTCSTSQSLATKLPLTLPSSISNSVDTMPPSASPFSISRSLDTKPPSASSSLISHSSCIQPAFTSSFPIRPSSDKKITLASGCSKISAPAMKHLSATSPYMVYQMSKNPLSPSSASCPKLSSTLSSARYLPSGVKCHSSSMISCPPASHIKPASTSYDTYIPHGGNCTSLVTSTSHPVSVNESATKPSLPLSPTSHLSGTKPSCKSPASICQQTMSFPAPSQASSHCPAEKLFKCSQCKKSFVHQSQMMEHQKSHTGSRNTCPECNKSFIRKSTLILHKRTHTGERPFACTECGRRFSQRFNLVVHQRIHTGETPYLCAECHKSFRYRTGLLRHQRHGPCTKKASIETSLTANQSFAKSTPTIDRPLKSQPAFPGSEKVNNLEIPDLTKNLRRQLDNWQRFQCKTSCSPLPPLGGHLKSKRISISENPIAKRSPGLASYKVNIRMKTLKTDEELKGNNTLYSTLRSSVEPSLLSRIPTFLSHDPVNITSPYSPPVVHQVQGKGPKTSTCVFKKRTSVDPRSRMGKEQYKCDHCKNCFSQLDKYIKHQTVHSSGRHGCTMCKKVFIKASQLVVHLRTHTGEKPYSCGKCHKQFSQKFNLVVHQRIHTGEKPFMCTGCNKSFRYRTGLLKHQRYDRCS, from the exons ATGCAGGAAAACCTGGAAATCTTGCTTTCATTAG ATGATGTTTGCAATAAAATTGAAGACAATACTTCTATATTCTCTAGTAATAAGGTAAGGAGGAAACTAAAAAGAACCCAGCTGGATGAGCAAGATGCAGGGAGCAGTCAGTACAAGAAGTATGTCCATGGTGTCTTAGAAGGTCTATGCCACAAGTGCTGCCAATGTCAAGAAGACTTTAATAGCTGGTCCCTACTTATTGACCATAAAATGATCTGCCACAGTGAGAATTCACTGTTCACTCAGGATGACGAGAAGATCGTCTCAAGTCTTCAAAGTCCAAGATACAATGACCGGAGATCTCTTGGAGATCATGAGAAATTTTCTTTGAGGGATCTGATTCAGGCAACATGCACAATACGGACACAAGATGATGAACAGACCGAAAGAATTGACCAAGAGACAACAAAATCTTACAGTTCTCACAAGAACCACAAAATACTTTCCAATTGTGAAAGTAAGAAACTCTCAACCAGGAGTCAGAACTCAGAAATGGGGAAGAATTTCCGTAAATGCGTACATTGTTCTAAGGTATTCAAAGACGGCAGCCTTCTGGCTGAGCATGAGAAATCACACAAGGAAAACAAGACCTTTGCCTGCCCTGATTGTGGCAAAACTTTCATTAGGAAGTCTATACTGAAGCTCCACCGGAGGACGCACACAGGAGAGCGGCCGTATGCCTGCACTGACTGTGGGAAAAGTTTCAGCCAGAGGTTCAACCTTGTGATCCATCAGCGgattcatacaggagagaagccgtatagaTGTCCTACATGTGACAAAAGCTTCCGCTACAAGCCAGCTCTTGTCAGGCATGAGAAAGAAGGAAAATGTGTGAAAAATGTTCCAAAAACACAGACGATGGTGGAGAAAAAGAGCCctggacatcttcctcatatgactGCTACTGTTAAAACATCACAAATTCTTCCACATTCTTCCGTCCATCATTCATTTTCCTTGAACTCTGTACATGACACAGCAGCTTCCAAACTTCATTTCTCAAAGCTCAGACCACTTACCTGCCCAAAAACCATGAACCACAATTTACATGGTGTTAAAGTCCCATCAATTGCACCTTCTTCACATCCTCTAGCAAGCACTAAACCTCTCACATCTGTTGAGTCTCACGACCTGAGAATGAAATCCCCCACAACCTTGATATACAATAAGTCAAGTATAAAGACTGTGTTGGATGTACCATCTTCCATCCACAGTCTTTTGCGTAGAAGGCATCCAACAACCGCACCTTCCTCCACGAGTCATGCATTCAATACTAAGCCAACTTCAACTTCCTTTGTCAGTCATTCATTGGACACTAAGATTTCATTAGCCTCAACTTACCCCATCAGTCATTCCTTGGAAATTAAGACTTCATCGACCTCACCTTCCTCCATCAGTCATTTATTAGATAGTAAACCTCCATTGGCCCCTACTTCCCTTTTCACTCATTCGTTGACTACTAGGCCTCCATTGGCCTCACCTTCCTCCATAAGTCATTCACTGGATAGTAAAGTTCAATCCACCTCACCTTCCTCTATTAATCTTTCAGTGGATAGTAAGCTTTCAACAACCTTAACTTCTCCCATCAATCAGCTATTGGTTACTAATCCTACATCGGCTTTAACATGCTCCACCAGTCAATCATTGGCTACTAAGCTTCCATTGACTTTACCTTCCTCCATCAGTAATTCAGTGGAtactatgcctccatcagcctcaccTTTCTCCATCAGTCGTTCATTGGATACCAAGCCTCCATCAGCTTCATCCTCCTTGATTTCTCATTCATcatgtattcaacctgcattcacCTCTTCTTTCCCAATACGTCCTTCATCAGATAAGAAAATAACCTTAGCCTCAGGCTGTTCAAAAATTTCTGCCCCAGCTATGAAGCATCTCTCTGCTACATCACCCTACATGGTTTACCAAATGAGTAAAAACCCTTTGTCACCTTCCTCTGCTTCTTGTCCTAAACTTTCTTCCACATTGTCCTCTGCTAGATATCTTCCATCAGGTGTAAAATGTCATTCATCATCCATGATCTCATGTCCGCCAGCCTCCCATATAAAACCTGCTTCCACCAGTTATGATACATACATACCCCATGGTGGTAATTGTACTTCCTTGGTTACCTCCACCAGTCATCCAGTTTCTGTTAATGAGTCTGCAACTAAACCTTCATTGCCGTTATCTCCAACTTCTCATCTGTCTGGTACTAAACCTTCTTGTAAATCACCTGCCTCCATTTGCCAGCAGACCATGTCTTTTCCAGCCCCATCGCAAGCCAGTTCACATTGTCCTGCTGAGAAACTATTTAAATGTAGTCAATGCAAAAAATCTTTTGTCCACCAGAGTCAAATGATGGAACATCAGAAATCCCACACTGGATCACGAAATACTTGCCCAGAATGCAATAAGAGCTTCATTCGGAAATCCACACTCATCCTTCATAAAAGGACTCACACTGGAGAAAGGCCTTTTGCCTGCACTGAATGTGGCAGAAGATTCAGCCAAAGGTTCAATCTTGTGGTGCACCAACGCATACATACAGGAGAAACCCCATATCTATGTGCAGAATGTCATAAGTCCTTCCGATACCGAACAGGTCTTCTCCGTCATCAGAGGCATGGACCATGTACAAAAAAGGCATCAATAGAAACCTCTCTTACTGCTAACCAAAGCTTTGCCAAGTCAACCCCCACAATAGATAGACCTTTGAAATCTCAGCCAGCTTTCCCAGGATCTGAAAAAGTTAATAATTTAGAAATTCCAGATTTAACCAAAAATTTGAGACGACAACTGGATAATTGGCAAAGGTTTCAATGTAAGACATCATGTTCACCATTGCCACCATTGGGTGGACATCTCAAGTCAAAACGAATTTCAATATCTGAAAACCCAATTGCTAAAAGGTCACCAGGCCTGGCATCCTATAAGGTTAATATTAGGATGAAGACTTTGAAAACTGATGAAGAACTTAAAGGcaacaatacactgtattccactCTTCGATCGTCTGTTGAACCCTCCCTTCTTTCTCGCATTCCAACATTTCTTAGTCATGATCCTGTCAATATTACCTCTCCATATAGTCCACCTGTTGTCCACCAAGTCCAGGGCAAAGGACCAAAGACCTCAACTTGTGTCTTTAAGAAAAGGACATCTGTCGATCCCAGGTCAAGAATGGGAAAGGAACAATATAAATGCGAccattgtaagaattgcttctccCAATTAGACAAGTACATAAAACACCAAACAGTGCATTCCAGCGGCCGGCACGGGTGCACCATGTGCAAGAAAGTCTTCATCAAGGCCTCTCAACTTGTGGTTCACCTAAGGACGCACACTGGAGAGAAGCCTTACTCCTGCGGCAAATGTCACAAACAGTTCAGTCAGAAGTTTAATCTTGTCGTCCATCAACGaatccacacaggggagaagccatttatgTGCACAGGCTGCAACAAATCATTCCGCTATCGGACCGGGCTTCTCAAACATCAAAGATATGACCGGTGTTCATGA
- the LOC121000783 gene encoding repetin-like isoform X2: MRGLLVLGCVALGVFLVTASPQDQAQPEVEAKDEGAQGEFVHIREIRSTGDNKKRGKPLRRNSGLYSALIKLPTTRDKRNTQQQRKKCPGCFSPVFNLKLKDVKVLAPVSRQQRDLDEHEKLTRKHKHHKEKSHTRRRKHKNHEDRHAHFQAEDAEIGHNQKRHKHHRGKEDREQHRGGKDREQHRGGKDREQHRSGLFSALSRESINMDSNGRQRGHRRGKDRSQHRRGSLTTIGSAPPEME, from the exons ATGCGGGGGCTGCTGGTTTTGGGGTGCGTTGCTCTTGGCGTCTTCTTGGTGACGGCGTCTCCCCAGGACCAGGCTCagcctgaggtagaagccaaggaTGAGGGAGCGCAG GGAGAGTTTGTCCATATCCGGGAAATTCGATCCACGGGAGACAATAAAAAGAGAGGCAAACCGCTCCGGAGGAACTCCGGGTTGTACTCCGCCCTGATCAAACTTCCCACCACACGGGACAAGAGG AACACACAACAGCAACGCAAGAAATGCCCTGGATGTTTCTCACCTGTGTTTAACTTGAAG TTGAAAGATGTGAAGGTCCTCGCCCCAGTGTCACGTCAGCAAAGG GACTTAGATGAACACGAAAAACTGACGAGGAAGCACAAACATCACAAGGAGAAGAGTCACACGAGGAGGAGAAAACACAAGAACCATGAAGACCGGCACGCCCACTTTCAG GCAGAAGACGCGGAGATCGGACATAACCAAAAGAGGCACAAACACCACAGAGGGAAGGAGGACAGAGAGCAGCACCGCGGAGGGAA GGACAGAGAGCAGCACCGCGGAGGGAAGGACAGAGAGCAGCACCGCAGCGGGTTATTCAGCGCCCTTAGCAGGGAGAGCATAAATATGGACTCTAATGGCAGACAG agaggacaccGCAGAGGGAAGGACAGGAGCCAGCACCGCAGAGGGTCTCTCACTACCATTGGCTCGGCCCCGCCAGAGATGGAGTAG
- the LOC121000779 gene encoding uncharacterized protein LOC121000779 isoform X1 codes for MSLCSIRAPDITMPSGQVPVNFNDVAIYFSNEEWRHLEEWQKNLYTEVMQENLEILLSLDDVCNKIEDNTSIFSSNKVRRKLKRTQLDEQDAGSSQYKKYVHGVLEGLCHKCCQCQEDFNSWSLLIDHKMICHSENSLFTQDDEKIVSSLQSPRYNDRRSLGDHEKFSLRDLIQATCTIRTQDDEQTERIDQETTKSYSSHKNHKILSNCESKKLSTRSQNSEMGKNFRKCVHCSKVFKDGSLLAEHEKSHKENKTFACPDCGKTFIRKSILKLHRRTHTGERPYACTDCGKSFSQRFNLVIHQRIHTGEKPYRCPTCDKSFRYKPALVRHEKEGKCVKNVPKTQTMVEKKSPGHLPHMTATVKTSQILPHSSVHHSFSLNSVHDTAASKLHFSKLRPLTCPKTMNHNLHGVKVPSIAPSSHPLASTKPLTSVESHDLRMKSPTTLIYNKSSIKTVLDVPSSIHSLLRRRHPTTAPSSTSHAFNTKPTSTSFVSHSLDTKISLASTYPISHSLEIKTSSTSPSSISHLLDSKPPLAPTSLFTHSLTTRPPLASPSSISHSLDSKVQSTSPSSINLSVDSKLSTTLTSPINQLLVTNPTSALTCSTSQSLATKLPLTLPSSISNSVDTMPPSASPFSISRSLDTKPPSASSSLISHSSCIQPAFTSSFPIRPSSDKKITLASGCSKISAPAMKHLSATSPYMVYQMSKNPLSPSSASCPKLSSTLSSARYLPSGVKCHSSSMISCPPASHIKPASTSYDTYIPHGGNCTSLVTSTSHPVSVNESATKPSLPLSPTSHLSGTKPSCKSPASICQQTMSFPAPSQASSHCPAEKLFKCSQCKKSFVHQSQMMEHQKSHTGSRNTCPECNKSFIRKSTLILHKRTHTGERPFACTECGRRFSQRFNLVVHQRIHTGETPYLCAECHKSFRYRTGLLRHQRHGPCTKKASIETSLTANQSFAKSTPTIDRPLKSQPAFPGSEKVNNLEIPDLTKNLRRQLDNWQRFQCKTSCSPLPPLGGHLKSKRISISENPIAKRSPGLASYKVNIRMKTLKTDEELKGNNTLYSTLRSSVEPSLLSRIPTFLSHDPVNITSPYSPPVVHQVQGKGPKTSTCVFKKRTSVDPRSRMGKEQYKCDHCKNCFSQLDKYIKHQTVHSSGRHGCTMCKKVFIKASQLVVHLRTHTGEKPYSCGKCHKQFSQKFNLVVHQRIHTGEKPFMCTGCNKSFRYRTGLLKHQRYDRCS; via the exons ATGTCACTTTGCAGCATCCGAGCCCCTGACATCACTATGCCCTCTGGGCAG GTCCCTGTGAATTTTAATGATGTGGCAATTTATTTCTCaaatgaagaatggcgccatctaGAGGAGTGGCAGAAAAACCTGTACACGGAGGTCATGCAGGAAAACCTGGAAATCTTGCTTTCATTAG ATGATGTTTGCAATAAAATTGAAGACAATACTTCTATATTCTCTAGTAATAAGGTAAGGAGGAAACTAAAAAGAACCCAGCTGGATGAGCAAGATGCAGGGAGCAGTCAGTACAAGAAGTATGTCCATGGTGTCTTAGAAGGTCTATGCCACAAGTGCTGCCAATGTCAAGAAGACTTTAATAGCTGGTCCCTACTTATTGACCATAAAATGATCTGCCACAGTGAGAATTCACTGTTCACTCAGGATGACGAGAAGATCGTCTCAAGTCTTCAAAGTCCAAGATACAATGACCGGAGATCTCTTGGAGATCATGAGAAATTTTCTTTGAGGGATCTGATTCAGGCAACATGCACAATACGGACACAAGATGATGAACAGACCGAAAGAATTGACCAAGAGACAACAAAATCTTACAGTTCTCACAAGAACCACAAAATACTTTCCAATTGTGAAAGTAAGAAACTCTCAACCAGGAGTCAGAACTCAGAAATGGGGAAGAATTTCCGTAAATGCGTACATTGTTCTAAGGTATTCAAAGACGGCAGCCTTCTGGCTGAGCATGAGAAATCACACAAGGAAAACAAGACCTTTGCCTGCCCTGATTGTGGCAAAACTTTCATTAGGAAGTCTATACTGAAGCTCCACCGGAGGACGCACACAGGAGAGCGGCCGTATGCCTGCACTGACTGTGGGAAAAGTTTCAGCCAGAGGTTCAACCTTGTGATCCATCAGCGgattcatacaggagagaagccgtatagaTGTCCTACATGTGACAAAAGCTTCCGCTACAAGCCAGCTCTTGTCAGGCATGAGAAAGAAGGAAAATGTGTGAAAAATGTTCCAAAAACACAGACGATGGTGGAGAAAAAGAGCCctggacatcttcctcatatgactGCTACTGTTAAAACATCACAAATTCTTCCACATTCTTCCGTCCATCATTCATTTTCCTTGAACTCTGTACATGACACAGCAGCTTCCAAACTTCATTTCTCAAAGCTCAGACCACTTACCTGCCCAAAAACCATGAACCACAATTTACATGGTGTTAAAGTCCCATCAATTGCACCTTCTTCACATCCTCTAGCAAGCACTAAACCTCTCACATCTGTTGAGTCTCACGACCTGAGAATGAAATCCCCCACAACCTTGATATACAATAAGTCAAGTATAAAGACTGTGTTGGATGTACCATCTTCCATCCACAGTCTTTTGCGTAGAAGGCATCCAACAACCGCACCTTCCTCCACGAGTCATGCATTCAATACTAAGCCAACTTCAACTTCCTTTGTCAGTCATTCATTGGACACTAAGATTTCATTAGCCTCAACTTACCCCATCAGTCATTCCTTGGAAATTAAGACTTCATCGACCTCACCTTCCTCCATCAGTCATTTATTAGATAGTAAACCTCCATTGGCCCCTACTTCCCTTTTCACTCATTCGTTGACTACTAGGCCTCCATTGGCCTCACCTTCCTCCATAAGTCATTCACTGGATAGTAAAGTTCAATCCACCTCACCTTCCTCTATTAATCTTTCAGTGGATAGTAAGCTTTCAACAACCTTAACTTCTCCCATCAATCAGCTATTGGTTACTAATCCTACATCGGCTTTAACATGCTCCACCAGTCAATCATTGGCTACTAAGCTTCCATTGACTTTACCTTCCTCCATCAGTAATTCAGTGGAtactatgcctccatcagcctcaccTTTCTCCATCAGTCGTTCATTGGATACCAAGCCTCCATCAGCTTCATCCTCCTTGATTTCTCATTCATcatgtattcaacctgcattcacCTCTTCTTTCCCAATACGTCCTTCATCAGATAAGAAAATAACCTTAGCCTCAGGCTGTTCAAAAATTTCTGCCCCAGCTATGAAGCATCTCTCTGCTACATCACCCTACATGGTTTACCAAATGAGTAAAAACCCTTTGTCACCTTCCTCTGCTTCTTGTCCTAAACTTTCTTCCACATTGTCCTCTGCTAGATATCTTCCATCAGGTGTAAAATGTCATTCATCATCCATGATCTCATGTCCGCCAGCCTCCCATATAAAACCTGCTTCCACCAGTTATGATACATACATACCCCATGGTGGTAATTGTACTTCCTTGGTTACCTCCACCAGTCATCCAGTTTCTGTTAATGAGTCTGCAACTAAACCTTCATTGCCGTTATCTCCAACTTCTCATCTGTCTGGTACTAAACCTTCTTGTAAATCACCTGCCTCCATTTGCCAGCAGACCATGTCTTTTCCAGCCCCATCGCAAGCCAGTTCACATTGTCCTGCTGAGAAACTATTTAAATGTAGTCAATGCAAAAAATCTTTTGTCCACCAGAGTCAAATGATGGAACATCAGAAATCCCACACTGGATCACGAAATACTTGCCCAGAATGCAATAAGAGCTTCATTCGGAAATCCACACTCATCCTTCATAAAAGGACTCACACTGGAGAAAGGCCTTTTGCCTGCACTGAATGTGGCAGAAGATTCAGCCAAAGGTTCAATCTTGTGGTGCACCAACGCATACATACAGGAGAAACCCCATATCTATGTGCAGAATGTCATAAGTCCTTCCGATACCGAACAGGTCTTCTCCGTCATCAGAGGCATGGACCATGTACAAAAAAGGCATCAATAGAAACCTCTCTTACTGCTAACCAAAGCTTTGCCAAGTCAACCCCCACAATAGATAGACCTTTGAAATCTCAGCCAGCTTTCCCAGGATCTGAAAAAGTTAATAATTTAGAAATTCCAGATTTAACCAAAAATTTGAGACGACAACTGGATAATTGGCAAAGGTTTCAATGTAAGACATCATGTTCACCATTGCCACCATTGGGTGGACATCTCAAGTCAAAACGAATTTCAATATCTGAAAACCCAATTGCTAAAAGGTCACCAGGCCTGGCATCCTATAAGGTTAATATTAGGATGAAGACTTTGAAAACTGATGAAGAACTTAAAGGcaacaatacactgtattccactCTTCGATCGTCTGTTGAACCCTCCCTTCTTTCTCGCATTCCAACATTTCTTAGTCATGATCCTGTCAATATTACCTCTCCATATAGTCCACCTGTTGTCCACCAAGTCCAGGGCAAAGGACCAAAGACCTCAACTTGTGTCTTTAAGAAAAGGACATCTGTCGATCCCAGGTCAAGAATGGGAAAGGAACAATATAAATGCGAccattgtaagaattgcttctccCAATTAGACAAGTACATAAAACACCAAACAGTGCATTCCAGCGGCCGGCACGGGTGCACCATGTGCAAGAAAGTCTTCATCAAGGCCTCTCAACTTGTGGTTCACCTAAGGACGCACACTGGAGAGAAGCCTTACTCCTGCGGCAAATGTCACAAACAGTTCAGTCAGAAGTTTAATCTTGTCGTCCATCAACGaatccacacaggggagaagccatttatgTGCACAGGCTGCAACAAATCATTCCGCTATCGGACCGGGCTTCTCAAACATCAAAGATATGACCGGTGTTCATGA
- the LOC121000783 gene encoding splicing factor U2af large subunit A-like isoform X1, translating into MRGLLVLGCVALGVFLVTASPQDQAQPEVEAKDEGAQGEFVHIREIRSTGDNKKRGKPLRRNSGLYSALIKLPTTRDKRNTQQQRKKCPGCFSPVFNLKLKDVKVLAPVSRQQRDLDEHEKLTRKHKHHKEKSHTRRRKHKNHEDRHAHFQAEDAEIGHNQKRHKHHRGKEDREQHRGGKDREQHRGGKDRGGMDREQHRGGKDREQHRSGLFSALSRESINMDSNGRQRGHRRGKDRSQHRRGSLTTIGSAPPEME; encoded by the exons ATGCGGGGGCTGCTGGTTTTGGGGTGCGTTGCTCTTGGCGTCTTCTTGGTGACGGCGTCTCCCCAGGACCAGGCTCagcctgaggtagaagccaaggaTGAGGGAGCGCAG GGAGAGTTTGTCCATATCCGGGAAATTCGATCCACGGGAGACAATAAAAAGAGAGGCAAACCGCTCCGGAGGAACTCCGGGTTGTACTCCGCCCTGATCAAACTTCCCACCACACGGGACAAGAGG AACACACAACAGCAACGCAAGAAATGCCCTGGATGTTTCTCACCTGTGTTTAACTTGAAG TTGAAAGATGTGAAGGTCCTCGCCCCAGTGTCACGTCAGCAAAGG GACTTAGATGAACACGAAAAACTGACGAGGAAGCACAAACATCACAAGGAGAAGAGTCACACGAGGAGGAGAAAACACAAGAACCATGAAGACCGGCACGCCCACTTTCAG GCAGAAGACGCGGAGATCGGACATAACCAAAAGAGGCACAAACACCACAGAGGGAAGGAGGACAGAGAGCAGCACCGCGGAGGGAAGGACCGAGAGCAGCACCGCGGAGGGAAGGACCGCGGAGGGATGGACAGAGAGCAGCACCGCGGAGGGAAGGACAGAGAGCAGCACCGCAGCGGGTTATTCAGCGCCCTTAGCAGGGAGAGCATAAATATGGACTCTAATGGCAGACAG agaggacaccGCAGAGGGAAGGACAGGAGCCAGCACCGCAGAGGGTCTCTCACTACCATTGGCTCGGCCCCGCCAGAGATGGAGTAG